In Caldisphaera lagunensis DSM 15908, a single genomic region encodes these proteins:
- a CDS encoding hemerythrin domain-containing protein, whose amino-acid sequence MIAVTIELQDEHDFISRVNSFIKNYDINNEDLNKLNSLLKILKEFVGNCHHKKEEIFIFPYLINKGGDEASLANKMIDEHRIIENLESQLELNINKRNFNDTKNILNDLTSILDSHIQEENTVVFSYAEFIIDDTTKEKLIREMSQYENNTYYCNKEKYENILQSIVNI is encoded by the coding sequence TTTCAAGAGTAAACTCTTTCATAAAAAATTATGATATTAATAATGAAGATCTAAACAAATTAAATAGCCTTTTGAAAATATTAAAAGAGTTTGTAGGTAATTGCCATCACAAAAAGGAAGAAATATTCATATTTCCTTATTTAATAAATAAAGGTGGTGATGAGGCTTCATTGGCTAACAAAATGATAGATGAGCATAGGATTATTGAAAACTTGGAATCTCAATTAGAGTTAAACATAAATAAAAGAAATTTTAATGATACTAAAAATATTTTAAATGATTTAACATCTATATTAGATTCTCATATACAAGAAGAGAATACAGTAGTGTTTTCATATGCAGAATTTATAATTGATGATACTACAAAAGAGAAATTAATAAGAGAGATGTCTCAATATGAAAATAATACATATTATTGCAATAAAGAAAAATATGAAAATATACTCCAATCAATAGTTAATATTTAA